In Camelina sativa cultivar DH55 chromosome 16, Cs, whole genome shotgun sequence, a single window of DNA contains:
- the LOC104752837 gene encoding tubulin alpha-2 chain isoform X2 has product MRECISIHIGQAGIQVGNACWELYCLEHGIQPDGQMPSDKTVGGGDDAFNTFFSETGAGKHVPRAVFVDLEPTVIDEVRTGTYRQLFHPEQLISGKEDAANNFARGHYTIGKEIVDLCLDRIRKLADNCTGLQGFLVFNAVGGGTGSGLGSLLLERLSVDYGKKSKLGFTVYPSPQVSTSVVEPYNSVLSTHSLLEHTDVSILLDNEAIYDICRRSLSIERPTYTNLNRLVSQVISSLTASLRFDGALNVDVTEFQTNLVPYPRIHFMLSSYAPVISAEKAFHEQLSVAEITNSAFEPSSMMAKCDPRHGKYMACCLMYRGDVVPKDVNAAVGTIKTKRTIQFVDWCPTGFKCGINYQPPTVVPGGDLAKVQRAVCMISNSTSVAEVFSRIDHKFDLMYAKRAFVHWYVGEGMEEGEFSEAREDLAALEKDYEEVGAEGGDDEDDEGEEY; this is encoded by the exons ATGAGAGAGTGCATCTCGATCCACATTGGTCAGGCTGGTATACAGGTCGGAAATGCTTGCTGGGAGCTTTACTGCCTTGAACATGGCATTCAG CCTGATGGCCAGATGCCGAGTGACAAGACCGTTGGCGGAGGTGACGATGCTTTCAACACCTTCTTCAGTGAAACAGGTGCAGGGAAACACGTCCCACGTGCTGTCTTCGTTGATCTTGAGCCAACTGTGATCGATGAGGTCAGAACTGGTACTTACCGTCAGCTTTTCCACCCTGAGCAACTCATCAGCGGTAAAGAAGATGCAGCTAACAACTTCGCCCGTGGTCATTACACCA TTGGGAAAGAGATTGTTGATCTGTGCTTGGACCGTATCAGAAAGCTTGCTGATAACTGTACTGGACTCCAAGGATTCCTTGTCTTCAACGCTGTTGGTGGAGGGACTGGATCTGGTCTTGGATCTCTCCTTCTTGAGAGACTCTCTGTTGACTATGGTAAAAAGTCCAAGTTGGGTTTCACAGTTTACCCATCTCCACAGGTCTCTACCTCTGTTGTTGAGCCTTACAACAGTGTCCTCTCCACTCACTCACTCTTGGAACACACCGATGTCTCTATTCTCCTCGACAATGAAGCTATCTATGACATCTGCAGACGTTCCCTAAGCATTGAGAGGCCAACCTACACCAACCTTAACCGTCTTGTGTCTCAG GTTATCTCTTCTTTGACTGCTTCTCTGAGGTTTGATGGTGCTTTGAACGTTGATGTCACTGAATTCCAAACCAACTTGGTCCCATACCCAAGAATCCATTTCATGCTTTCCTCCTACGCACCAGTCATCTCTGCAGAGAAGGCCTTCCACGAGCAGCTCTCAGTTGCTGAGATCACAAACAGTGCTTTTGAGCCTTCTTCCATGATGGCCAAGTGTGACCCACGTCACGGGAAATACATGGCTTGTTGTTTGATGTACCGTGGTGATGTTGTTCCCAAGGACGTGAATGCAGCAGTTGGTACCATCAAGACCAAGCGCACAATCCAGTTTGTTGACTGGTGTCCTACTGGTTTCAAGTGTGGTATCAACTACCAGCCACCAACTGTTGTTCCAGGAGGTGATCTTGCTAAGGTGCAGAGAGCTGTTTGTATGATCTCCAACTCCACAAGTGTTGCTGAGGTGTTCTCCCGTATTGATCACAAGTTTGATCTTATGTACGCAAAACGTGCTTTCGTCCACTG GTATGTTGGTGAGGGTATGGAAGAAGGAGAATTCTCTGAGGCTCGTGAGGATCTTGCTGCATTGGAGAAGGATTATGAAGAGGTCGGTGCTGAAGGTGGTgacgatgaggatgatgaaggaGAGGAATACTAA
- the LOC104752837 gene encoding tubulin alpha-2 chain isoform X1 — protein MRECISIHIGQAGIQVGNACWELYCLEHGIQPDGQMPSDKTVGGGDDAFNTFFSETGAGKHVPRAVFVDLEPTVIDEVRTGTYRQLFHPEQLISGKEDAANNFARGHYTIGKEIVDLCLDRIRKLADNCTGLQGFLVFNAVGGGTGSGLGSLLLERLSVDYGKKSKLGFTVYPSPQVSTSVVEPYNSVLSTHSLLEHTDVSILLDNEAIYDICRRSLSIERPTYTNLNRLVSQVISSLTASLRFDGALNVDVTEFQTNLVPYPRIHFMLSSYAPVISAEKAFHEQLSVAEITNSAFEPSSMMAKCDPRHGKYMACCLMYRGDVVPKDVNAAVGTIKTKRTIQFVDWCPTGFKCGINYQPPTVVPGGDLAKVQRAVCMISNSTSVAEVFSRIDHKFDLMYAKRAFVHWYVGEGMEEGEFSEAREDLAALEKDYEEVGAEGGDDEDDEGEEY, from the exons ATGAGAGAGTGCATCTCGATCCACATTGGTCAGGCTGGTATACAGGTCGGAAATGCTTGCTGGGAGCTTTACTGCCTTGAACATGGCATTCAG CCTGATGGCCAGATGCCGAGTGACAAGACCGTTGGCGGAGGTGACGATGCTTTCAACACCTTCTTCAGTGAAACAGGTGCAGGGAAACACGTCCCACGTGCTGTCTTCGTTGATCTTGAGCCAACTGTGATCGATGAGGTCAGAACTGGTACTTACCGTCAGCTTTTCCACCCTGAGCAACTCATCAGCGGTAAAGAAGATGCAGCTAACAACTTCGCCCGTGGTCATTACACCA TTGGGAAAGAGATTGTTGATCTGTGCTTGGACCGTATCAGAAAGCTTGCTGATAACTGTACTGGACTCCAAGGATTCCTTGTCTTCAACGCTGTTGGTGGAGGGACTGGATCTGGTCTTGGATCTCTCCTTCTTGAGAGACTCTCTGTTGACTATGGTAAAAAGTCCAAGTTGGGTTTCACAGTTTACCCATCTCCACAGGTCTCTACCTCTGTTGTTGAGCCTTACAACAGTGTCCTCTCCACTCACTCACTCTTGGAACACACCGATGTCTCTATTCTCCTCGACAATGAAGCTATCTATGACATCTGCAGACGTTCCCTAAGCATTGAGAGGCCAACCTACACCAACCTTAACCGTCTTGTGTCTCAG GTTATCTCTTCTTTGACTGCTTCTCTGAGGTTTGATGGTGCTTTGAACGTTGATGTCACTGAATTCCAAACCAACTTGGTCCCATACCCAAGAATCCATTTCATGCTTTCCTCCTACGCACCAGTCATCTCTGCAGAGAAGGCCTTCCACGAGCAGCTCTCAGTTGCTGAGATCACAAACAGTGCTTTTGAGCCTTCTTCCATGATGGCCAAGTGTGACCCACGTCACGGGAAATACATGGCTTGTTGTTTGATGTACCGTGGTGATGTTGTTCCCAAGGACGTGAATGCAGCAGTTGGTACCATCAAGACCAAGCGCACAATCCAGTTTGTTGACTGGTGTCCTACTGGTTTCAAGTGTGGTATCAACTACCAGCCACCAACTGTTGTTCCAGGAGGTGATCTTGCTAAGGTGCAGAGAGCTGTTTGTATGATCTCCAACTCCACAAGTGTTGCTGAGGTGTTCTCCCGTATTGATCACAAGTTTGATCTTATGTACGCAAAACGTGCTTTCGTCCACTGGTATGTTGGTGAGGGTATGGAAGAAGGAGAATTCTCTGAGGCTCGTGAGGATCTTGCAGCATTGGAGAAGGATTATGAAGAGGTCGGTGCTGAAGGTGGTgacgatgaggatgatgaaggaGAGGAATACTAA